A single Candidatus Margulisiibacteriota bacterium DNA region contains:
- a CDS encoding cytochrome c3 family protein gives MRFKKFVFLVIILLLSRMVIAKGPHFGGGTSVGDPGYRLETTYGADKCKPCHIPHSAKGESRLWPVGVDSSGVTTIQNLCTYCHSQVKTVDLVDRDGDGFYDGLNDAHVLTRAHGQNGPRYSDTDTASIDISRRYGPGHLYRHSAEHAPHHDSNKGDTVQTRDGDSTIQGYGAISNYDTGFGSMAVSADSSSADQDFSRLSRLSCFSCHNPHADYVSSYINRSEDPNDLDSMNTYDFSQADNYILNLVGDVNYNTTYYESVGTYQKNLYIGRTRLVCLGCHYGGTEPDSTGFYDAPLSPTVIDGIIPPFPPGRNQSQGRMNVTAHYDGKSKCISCHPWDWPPANCTSCHGFPPVGASGSPPLDRHYPKDYNTTNFPAFSVKGIGAHETHVIGQGYDCVVCHRTFAGDLHNNDTVDVLFETAFVSIVETTATSTTYVTVDVKFPGGTRLLNSDTCEITGTGEGKSIRCLVACHNPIPGGGSFDKWVAWPSVPVGERGTPPLTPLNISFVWQDVYNAISCVDCHDGL, from the coding sequence ATGAGATTTAAAAAATTTGTGTTTTTAGTAATAATATTGCTGTTAAGCCGGATGGTTATAGCCAAGGGGCCGCATTTTGGCGGAGGTACATCAGTTGGTGACCCCGGTTACAGGTTAGAAACCACGTATGGAGCAGATAAATGCAAGCCATGTCATATTCCTCATAGCGCTAAAGGGGAAAGTAGATTATGGCCGGTAGGGGTAGATAGCTCAGGGGTCACTACAATCCAAAATTTGTGCACATATTGTCATAGTCAAGTAAAAACGGTTGACCTTGTAGATAGAGATGGTGATGGTTTTTATGATGGTTTGAATGATGCGCATGTTTTAACTCGCGCGCACGGCCAGAATGGCCCCAGATATTCTGATACTGATACAGCAAGCATAGATATATCAAGACGGTATGGGCCCGGACATTTATATCGGCATAGCGCAGAGCATGCTCCGCATCATGACAGTAATAAGGGAGATACAGTTCAAACCAGAGATGGCGATAGTACAATACAGGGTTATGGAGCAATATCCAACTATGATACAGGTTTTGGGTCAATGGCGGTCAGCGCGGATTCCAGTTCCGCTGATCAGGATTTTTCCAGACTATCCCGGCTTTCCTGTTTTTCATGTCATAATCCTCATGCTGATTATGTTTCCAGTTATATAAATCGAAGTGAAGATCCAAACGATTTGGATTCTATGAATACTTATGATTTTTCACAGGCTGATAATTATATTTTGAATTTGGTGGGTGATGTTAATTATAATACGACTTATTATGAATCCGTTGGTACATACCAGAAGAATTTGTATATTGGCAGGACGAGGCTGGTTTGTCTTGGGTGCCACTATGGCGGAACTGAGCCGGATTCAACTGGTTTTTATGATGCTCCGCTTTCACCGACAGTAATTGATGGGATTATCCCGCCGTTCCCGCCGGGCAGAAATCAAAGCCAGGGTAGAATGAATGTAACCGCGCACTATGATGGTAAATCAAAATGCATTTCCTGCCATCCCTGGGATTGGCCGCCGGCTAATTGTACCAGTTGTCATGGTTTTCCTCCGGTGGGTGCCAGTGGTTCGCCGCCATTAGATAGACATTATCCAAAGGATTATAATACGACTAATTTCCCTGCTTTTTCTGTAAAAGGGATAGGCGCGCATGAAACCCATGTAATAGGACAGGGGTATGATTGTGTTGTTTGTCATCGAACTTTTGCCGGGGATTTGCATAATAATGATACGGTCGATGTGCTTTTTGAGACAGCATTTGTTTCTATTGTGGAAACTACTGCTACATCAACCACTTATGTTACAGTGGACGTTAAGTTTCCTGGAGGAACAAGACTTTTAAATAGCGATACTTGTGAAATTACCGGAACGGGTGAAGGCAAAAGTATAAGATGTCTGGTAGCTTGTCATAATCCGATCCCGGGCGGAGGAAGTTTTGATAAGTGGGTTGCATGGCCGTCAGTACCTGTTGGTGAGAGGGGAACTCCTCCTTTGACGCCTTTGAACATTTCTTTTGTATGGCAAGATGTTTACAATGCTATTTCCTGTGTAGACTGTCACGATGGTTTG